One window of the Klebsiella oxytoca genome contains the following:
- the gap gene encoding type I glyceraldehyde-3-phosphate dehydrogenase: protein MSKLGINGFGRIGRLVLRRLLEVNSSLEVVAINDLTSPKVLAYLLKHDSNYGPFPWSVDFTEDALIVDGKKITVYAEKEAQHIPWKAAGAELIVECTGFYTSAEKAQAHLSAGAQKVLISAPAGEMKTIVFNVNDDTLETSDTIISVASCTTNCLAPMAKVLNDAFGIKVGTMTTIHAYTGTQSLVDGPRGKDLRASRAAAENIIPHTTGAAKAIGLVIPELSGKLKGHAQRVPTKTGSVTELVSVLEKKVTAEEVNQAMKNAATNNESFGYTEEEIVSSDVIGSHFGSIYDATQLEIAEVGDLQLVKTVAWYDNEYGFVTQLIRVLEKFAK from the coding sequence ATGAGTAAACTCGGGATTAATGGATTCGGTCGTATAGGACGTTTGGTACTGCGCCGGTTACTGGAGGTCAATAGCTCATTAGAGGTCGTTGCCATTAACGATCTGACCTCACCTAAAGTGCTGGCCTATCTGTTAAAGCATGACTCAAACTATGGACCTTTCCCATGGAGCGTGGATTTTACCGAAGACGCGCTTATCGTTGATGGCAAAAAAATCACCGTTTACGCTGAAAAAGAGGCTCAGCATATTCCGTGGAAAGCGGCAGGTGCCGAGCTTATCGTCGAGTGTACGGGCTTTTATACCTCCGCGGAAAAAGCCCAGGCTCACCTGAGCGCAGGCGCCCAAAAAGTGCTTATTTCCGCGCCCGCCGGCGAGATGAAAACTATCGTTTTTAACGTTAACGACGATACGCTGGAAACCAGCGATACTATTATTTCCGTGGCCTCCTGCACCACTAACTGCCTGGCGCCAATGGCGAAAGTTCTTAACGACGCCTTTGGTATTAAGGTCGGCACCATGACCACCATTCACGCTTACACCGGCACCCAGTCGCTGGTTGACGGCCCGCGCGGCAAAGATTTACGCGCCTCCCGCGCGGCGGCGGAAAATATCATTCCGCATACCACCGGGGCGGCGAAAGCTATCGGTCTGGTTATTCCTGAGCTAAGCGGCAAGCTAAAAGGCCACGCTCAGCGGGTGCCGACGAAGACTGGTTCGGTGACTGAACTGGTATCGGTGCTGGAGAAAAAAGTGACCGCCGAAGAGGTCAATCAGGCGATGAAAAACGCCGCGACAAATAATGAATCCTTTGGCTATACCGAAGAGGAGATTGTCTCATCGGACGTTATAGGCAGCCATTTCGGTTCAATTTACGACGCCACGCAGCTGGAGATTGCCGAGGTCGGCGACCTGCAGCTGGTAAAAACCGTCGCCTGGTACGATAACGAATATGGCTTCGTCACCCAGCTTATCCGCGTGCTGGAAAAGTTCGCAAAATAA
- a CDS encoding GNAT family N-acetyltransferase translates to MNMIIRPALPADAKAIYDMIYELAVYEKAPEQVVTTADEIKSTLFASDSKTEALICEIDNKVAGYAVFFTSYSTWLGRNGIYMEDLYVTPEFRGNGAGKALLRTIAQLAVKRECGRLEWSVLDWNQPAIDFYLSIGALPQSEWVRYRLDGAALAAFAETGATAE, encoded by the coding sequence ATGAATATGATCATTCGTCCGGCACTGCCGGCGGACGCAAAAGCAATCTATGACATGATTTACGAGCTGGCGGTCTATGAAAAAGCGCCGGAGCAGGTCGTCACCACGGCAGATGAGATCAAATCAACGCTGTTCGCCAGCGATAGCAAAACGGAAGCGTTAATTTGCGAAATTGATAATAAGGTCGCCGGCTACGCGGTGTTCTTCACCAGCTATTCCACCTGGCTTGGGCGCAATGGCATCTATATGGAAGACCTGTACGTCACCCCGGAGTTTCGCGGTAACGGTGCCGGAAAAGCGCTACTCAGAACCATCGCCCAGCTGGCGGTAAAAAGAGAATGCGGCCGCCTGGAATGGAGCGTACTCGACTGGAACCAGCCGGCAATCGATTTTTATCTGAGCATCGGCGCGCTGCCGCAAAGTGAATGGGTACGCTATCGTCTTGATGGCGCAGCGTTAGCCGCTTTTGCTGAAACAGGCGCGACCGCCGAATAA
- a CDS encoding LysR substrate-binding domain-containing protein translates to MNIMHPALRRIDLNLLPVFEAVYRYRSVRLAAEELAMSTSALSHALSRLRVALNDPLFYREGHRMCPSVYATQLAPAISSALKFLDQELTPQPKFVASASSDCLQIAITDFTALCVFPALMNKLQHQAPGLRFELRYLPHSPALTELLAGEVDLALGFSALDEAEHPELDEIGWLKDDYVVISNIKRTQLTLADYLAAQHLVVTPWNESQGVLDLELAKMGFSRHITIKTPSMLSAPFIIEESELLMALPRSAAQKMIATTRIKIFELPFEVPPFAVKIYSHKRSGQRGASQWLKESLREWAATERSGYLV, encoded by the coding sequence ATGAATATTATGCATCCTGCGCTTCGCCGTATCGATCTCAACCTGCTGCCGGTATTTGAGGCGGTCTATCGCTATCGTTCAGTGCGCCTGGCGGCGGAAGAGTTAGCGATGAGCACATCGGCGTTAAGCCACGCCCTGTCAAGGCTGCGCGTGGCGCTCAACGATCCGCTTTTCTATCGTGAAGGCCATCGCATGTGCCCCAGCGTCTATGCAACCCAGCTCGCCCCGGCAATTAGTTCGGCGCTAAAGTTCCTGGATCAGGAGCTCACGCCACAGCCGAAGTTTGTTGCCTCCGCCAGCAGCGATTGCTTACAGATAGCGATTACGGATTTCACCGCCCTGTGCGTGTTTCCAGCCCTGATGAACAAATTACAGCATCAGGCGCCGGGCCTGCGTTTTGAGCTGCGTTACCTGCCGCATAGCCCGGCGCTGACCGAACTGCTGGCGGGTGAGGTGGATTTGGCATTGGGATTTAGCGCGCTGGATGAGGCAGAGCATCCGGAGCTGGATGAGATCGGCTGGCTGAAGGATGACTATGTCGTTATCAGCAACATAAAACGCACTCAGCTCACCCTGGCAGATTATCTGGCGGCCCAGCATCTGGTGGTTACGCCGTGGAATGAAAGCCAGGGAGTGCTTGACCTTGAGCTCGCCAAAATGGGCTTTTCGCGCCATATCACCATCAAAACACCCTCTATGCTGAGTGCGCCATTCATTATTGAGGAAAGCGAACTCCTTATGGCGCTACCGCGTTCTGCGGCGCAAAAAATGATCGCTACCACCAGGATTAAGATTTTTGAATTACCCTTTGAGGTTCCACCGTTTGCGGTGAAGATTTATTCGCACAAACGAAGCGGTCAACGCGGCGCGAGCCAGTGGTTGAAAGAATCGCTGCGCGAATGGGCCGCGACCGAGCGCAGCGGATATCTGGTTTGA
- a CDS encoding sensor domain-containing diguanylate cyclase: MKLAGLHPDELRRLQSLRASGLLNSGKEERFERLTRLARSLYDLPVASISLVGENTLHIKSCAGMEVDTLPRDISFCAHTILQTDPLIVNDLQQDLRFHDNPLVTEAPFIRFYAGYPVQLPDGATVGAFCLMDHKPRAFSGHEVQILSDLAAIVEDEFKVLDAATSDELTGLFNRRGFMSLADYALLTARRRNEPASLVFIDLDRFKQINDTWGHEEGDKALTAIADLMKATFRESDLIARQGGDEFIILLANTSQQAAGRAMEQLSKNVADYNQQAGNSWQLAFSWGCVEYDPASPQTLNEIVAVADRRMYEAKVSHGAERR, from the coding sequence TTGAAATTAGCCGGACTTCATCCAGATGAACTGCGTCGTCTGCAATCGCTGCGGGCATCCGGATTATTGAATAGTGGAAAAGAAGAGCGCTTCGAGCGTCTGACCAGGCTTGCGCGTTCGCTCTACGATCTGCCGGTGGCTTCTATTAGCCTCGTGGGTGAGAACACCCTGCATATCAAATCCTGCGCCGGCATGGAGGTGGATACGTTGCCGCGAGATATCTCTTTCTGTGCGCATACTATCCTGCAGACCGATCCTTTAATCGTGAATGACCTGCAGCAGGATTTACGCTTTCATGATAACCCGCTGGTAACGGAAGCGCCTTTCATCCGCTTTTATGCCGGATATCCGGTACAGCTGCCCGATGGCGCTACCGTAGGCGCATTTTGCCTTATGGATCATAAACCGCGCGCCTTCTCCGGCCATGAAGTGCAAATATTAAGCGATCTGGCCGCCATCGTTGAAGATGAATTCAAAGTGCTGGACGCTGCGACCTCCGATGAACTGACGGGGTTGTTCAACCGTCGCGGGTTTATGTCGCTGGCAGATTACGCTCTGTTGACAGCCAGACGGCGGAATGAACCAGCGAGCCTGGTGTTTATCGACCTCGATCGTTTTAAACAGATTAACGATACCTGGGGCCATGAAGAAGGGGACAAAGCCCTGACGGCAATAGCCGACTTGATGAAAGCTACCTTCAGGGAGTCAGATTTAATTGCCAGACAAGGCGGAGATGAATTCATTATCCTGCTTGCTAATACCTCTCAGCAGGCTGCGGGCAGGGCGATGGAGCAGCTGAGCAAAAATGTTGCCGACTATAATCAGCAGGCGGGCAATTCCTGGCAGCTGGCGTTTTCATGGGGCTGCGTTGAATACGATCCTGCGTCGCCTCAGACCCTTAACGAGATCGTGGCTGTGGCGGATCGGCGTATGTATGAGGCGAAGGTGAGCCACGGCGCAGAACGCCGCTAG
- the ydfZ gene encoding putative selenium delivery protein YdfZ, giving the protein MITYDRNRNPITNGSQVMINGTGKTGKIIAIHASGLTPAQIRRSKTVEVEGNEGQFEPVELIRLGFH; this is encoded by the coding sequence ATGATCACTTACGATCGTAACCGTAATCCTATTACTAATGGTAGCCAGGTGATGATTAATGGGACGGGGAAAACCGGAAAAATTATCGCTATACATGCCAGTGGGCTAACCCCGGCTCAGATTCGTCGCAGCAAAACCGTTGAAGTTGAAGGCAATGAAGGTCAGTTCGAACCCGTTGAGCTGATTCGCCTTGGGTTCCACTAA
- a CDS encoding DinI family protein has translation MFVELIYDKRNFEGLAGAREIILNELTKRVQRIFPDADVRVKPMMTLASINTDASKHEKEQISRTVQEMFEEADMWMQED, from the coding sequence ATGTTCGTAGAACTGATTTATGACAAGAGAAACTTCGAAGGGTTGGCTGGCGCCAGAGAGATCATTCTCAATGAGCTGACGAAGCGAGTTCAGCGAATTTTTCCCGATGCCGATGTCCGCGTTAAACCGATGATGACGTTAGCTTCAATCAATACCGACGCCAGCAAGCACGAGAAAGAGCAAATTAGCCGTACCGTGCAGGAAATGTTCGAAGAAGCCGATATGTGGATGCAGGAAGATTAA
- the cybB gene encoding cytochrome b561, with product MRNKYSGLQIGIHWLVFFLVIGAYAAMELRGFFPRSARPVINMIHVSCGISIFVLMVVRLLVRLKTPSPPIVPKPSPMMTGFAHLGHLVIYLLFIALPAIGMVMMYYRGSPWFAFGLTMPYAAESDFELVDNLKAWHELLANTGYFIIGLHALAALMHHYFWKDNTLLRMMPRKR from the coding sequence ATGCGCAATAAATACTCAGGCCTGCAGATAGGCATCCACTGGCTGGTCTTTTTTTTAGTGATTGGCGCGTACGCGGCCATGGAACTACGAGGATTTTTCCCGCGTAGCGCGCGGCCTGTCATTAATATGATTCACGTCTCGTGCGGAATCTCTATTTTTGTTCTGATGGTGGTGCGTTTGCTGGTGCGCCTCAAAACCCCGTCGCCGCCGATCGTACCTAAACCGTCGCCCATGATGACCGGCTTTGCGCACCTTGGGCATCTGGTTATCTATTTGCTGTTTATCGCGCTGCCGGCGATAGGTATGGTGATGATGTACTATCGCGGCAGCCCGTGGTTCGCTTTTGGCCTGACCATGCCGTACGCGGCGGAAAGCGATTTTGAGCTGGTGGATAATTTGAAAGCATGGCACGAACTGTTGGCCAATACCGGCTACTTTATTATCGGCCTGCACGCGCTGGCGGCGCTGATGCACCATTATTTCTGGAAAGACAACACGCTGCTGAGAATGATGCCGCGTAAACGCTAA
- a CDS encoding metal/formaldehyde-sensitive transcriptional repressor, translating into MPHSPEDKKRALSRVRRIRGQVEALERALESGEPCMTILQQIASIRGAANGLMGEMVEIHLQDELVSGETTPDQRAARMAEVGHLLRSYLK; encoded by the coding sequence ATGCCTCATTCACCTGAAGATAAAAAGCGGGCCCTTAGCCGGGTACGGCGCATTCGCGGCCAGGTCGAAGCGCTTGAGCGGGCGCTTGAGTCCGGCGAACCCTGCATGACTATTCTGCAACAAATCGCCTCTATTCGCGGCGCCGCTAACGGCCTGATGGGGGAAATGGTTGAAATTCACCTCCAGGATGAACTGGTTAGCGGTGAAACGACCCCAGACCAGCGTGCCGCCAGAATGGCGGAAGTCGGGCACCTGCTACGCTCCTATTTAAAATAA
- a CDS encoding S-(hydroxymethyl)glutathione dehydrogenase/class III alcohol dehydrogenase, which produces MKSRAAVAFGPGQPLKIVEIDVAPPKKGEVLVKITHTGVCHTDAFTLSGDDPEGVFPAVLGHEGGGIVVEVGEGVTSLQPGDHVIPLYTAECRECKFCKSGKTNLCQAVRATQGKGLMPDGTTRFSYNGEPIYHYMGTSTFSEYTVVAEISLAKVNPQAPLDKVCLLGCGVTTGIGAVHNTAKVKEGDTVAVFGLGGIGLAVIQGAVQAKAGRILAVDTNPEKFTLAREMGATDFINPNDYDKPVQDVIVEMTDGGVDFSFECIGNVNVMRAALECCHKGWGESVIIGVAGAGQEIKTRPFQLVTGRVWRGSAFGGVKGRTQLPGMVEEAMAGKIRLDPFITHRMPLDRINEAFDLMHEGKSIRTVIHFGEN; this is translated from the coding sequence ATGAAATCACGTGCAGCCGTTGCGTTTGGTCCAGGCCAGCCGTTGAAAATCGTTGAGATTGACGTCGCGCCGCCGAAAAAGGGCGAGGTGCTGGTTAAAATCACCCATACCGGCGTATGCCATACCGATGCTTTCACCCTTTCTGGCGATGACCCGGAAGGCGTCTTCCCGGCGGTGCTGGGCCATGAGGGCGGCGGTATCGTCGTCGAAGTGGGCGAAGGCGTAACCAGCCTGCAGCCGGGCGACCACGTCATTCCTTTGTACACCGCCGAATGCCGCGAGTGTAAGTTCTGTAAATCAGGTAAAACCAACCTTTGTCAGGCGGTACGCGCCACTCAGGGCAAAGGGCTGATGCCGGACGGCACTACCCGTTTTTCCTATAACGGCGAACCCATTTATCACTACATGGGCACCAGCACCTTCAGCGAATACACCGTGGTAGCCGAAATTTCTCTGGCCAAAGTTAACCCACAGGCGCCGCTGGACAAAGTATGCCTGCTGGGCTGCGGCGTCACTACCGGTATCGGCGCGGTTCACAATACCGCGAAAGTTAAAGAGGGCGATACCGTGGCGGTCTTCGGCCTCGGCGGCATTGGTCTTGCGGTTATTCAGGGGGCGGTACAGGCAAAAGCCGGGCGTATTCTGGCCGTTGATACCAATCCGGAAAAATTTACTCTCGCCAGGGAAATGGGCGCCACCGACTTTATCAACCCGAATGATTACGATAAGCCGGTACAGGATGTGATTGTTGAAATGACCGACGGCGGCGTCGACTTTAGCTTTGAGTGTATCGGCAACGTTAACGTGATGCGCGCAGCGCTGGAGTGCTGCCACAAAGGTTGGGGTGAAAGCGTGATCATCGGGGTGGCCGGCGCGGGCCAGGAGATTAAAACCCGTCCGTTCCAGTTGGTTACCGGACGCGTCTGGCGCGGTTCCGCCTTCGGCGGCGTGAAAGGGCGTACCCAGCTGCCGGGAATGGTCGAAGAGGCGATGGCGGGCAAAATTCGCCTTGACCCGTTTATTACCCACCGGATGCCGTTGGATCGCATCAATGAAGCTTTTGATTTAATGCATGAAGGTAAATCAATTCGCACCGTTATTCATTTCGGCGAAAATTGA
- a CDS encoding membrane-bound PQQ-dependent dehydrogenase, glucose/quinate/shikimate family, which produces MVTGNVPRGFPRILQWLLAGLMLIIGLAIGIPGAKLASIGGTFYFVIMGLVMVIASVLIFRSRRGGILLYAIAFIASIIWAISDAGWTYWPLFSRLFALGVLAFLSALVWPFLSRQPANKGPAFSLAAVLAVVLLVSFGWMFKSQPLVSASEEVPVKPVAPGEEQKNWQHWGNTTHGDRFAALDQINKQNVNQLQVAWVAHTGDIPLSNGSGAEDQNTPLQIGDTLYVCTPYSKVLALDVDSGKEKWRYDAKATAPNWQRCRGLGYYEDSQAQVPPAAAEQPAACSRRLFLPTTDARLIAIDADNGNLCDAFGDHGIVDLSVGMGEIKAGYYQQTSTPLVAGNVVVVGGRVADNFSTDEPPGVVRAYDVHSGKLAWAWDPGNPNMTGEPPAGQTYTRGTPNVWSAMSYDARLNLIYMPTGNTTPDFFAGERTALDDKYSSSIVAVDAATGQVRWHYQTTHHDLWDFDLPSQPLLYDLPDGKGGTTPVLVQTSKQGMIFMLNRVTGEPVAKVEERPVPAGNIPGERYSPTQPYSVGMPMIGNETLKESDMWGATPVDLLLCRLQFKEMRHQGVFTPPGEDRSLQYPGSLGGMNWGSVSVDPNNSLIFVNDMRLGLANYMVPREKVAKNASGIEMGIVPMEGTPFGAMRERFLSPLGIPCQKPPFGTMSAVNLKTGKLVWQVPVGTVEDTGPLGIRMHMPIPIGMPTLGASLATQSGLLFFAGTQDFYLRAFDTANGKEIWKSRLPVGSQSGPMTYVSPKTGKQYIIINAGGARQSPDRGDYIIAYALPDRK; this is translated from the coding sequence ATGGTAACTGGCAACGTGCCGCGAGGATTCCCAAGGATCCTGCAGTGGCTTCTCGCCGGGCTGATGCTGATCATCGGCCTGGCTATCGGTATTCCTGGCGCAAAGCTCGCCTCCATCGGCGGGACTTTCTATTTCGTGATTATGGGCCTGGTGATGGTTATCGCCTCGGTGCTCATTTTCCGCAGCCGTCGCGGCGGCATCCTGCTATACGCCATCGCTTTTATCGCCTCAATCATCTGGGCTATCAGCGACGCAGGCTGGACCTACTGGCCGCTGTTCTCGCGCCTGTTCGCCCTCGGCGTACTGGCTTTCCTTTCCGCGCTGGTCTGGCCGTTTCTTTCCCGCCAACCGGCGAATAAAGGCCCGGCGTTTAGCCTGGCGGCCGTACTTGCCGTTGTGCTGCTGGTAAGTTTTGGTTGGATGTTTAAATCCCAGCCGTTGGTGAGCGCCAGCGAAGAGGTGCCGGTCAAACCGGTCGCCCCGGGCGAGGAGCAAAAAAACTGGCAGCACTGGGGTAATACCACCCACGGCGACCGCTTCGCCGCGCTCGACCAGATTAATAAACAAAACGTCAATCAGCTGCAGGTCGCCTGGGTTGCCCATACCGGCGATATTCCGCTGAGCAACGGCTCCGGCGCGGAAGACCAGAACACCCCGCTGCAGATTGGCGATACGCTTTACGTGTGTACGCCTTACAGTAAAGTGCTGGCGCTGGATGTTGACAGCGGCAAAGAGAAATGGCGCTACGATGCAAAAGCCACGGCGCCTAACTGGCAGCGCTGCCGCGGTTTAGGCTATTACGAAGATAGCCAGGCTCAGGTCCCACCTGCCGCCGCCGAGCAGCCGGCTGCCTGCTCGCGCCGTCTGTTTCTGCCGACCACCGACGCTCGACTGATCGCCATTGATGCCGATAACGGCAATCTGTGCGACGCCTTCGGCGACCACGGTATCGTTGACCTTAGCGTTGGTATGGGTGAGATCAAAGCGGGTTACTACCAGCAAACCTCCACGCCGCTGGTCGCGGGTAACGTGGTGGTGGTTGGCGGCCGCGTGGCGGATAACTTCTCCACCGACGAGCCTCCGGGAGTCGTGCGCGCCTATGACGTTCACAGCGGTAAACTGGCGTGGGCCTGGGATCCGGGCAACCCGAATATGACCGGTGAACCACCGGCGGGACAAACCTATACCCGCGGTACGCCGAACGTCTGGTCAGCCATGTCTTACGACGCCAGGCTGAACCTGATTTATATGCCAACAGGTAACACTACGCCCGACTTCTTTGCCGGCGAACGTACCGCCCTCGACGATAAGTACAGTTCATCCATCGTCGCCGTTGACGCAGCAACTGGCCAGGTACGCTGGCATTATCAGACCACCCACCACGATCTGTGGGATTTCGATCTGCCTTCGCAGCCGCTGCTGTACGACCTGCCTGACGGTAAAGGCGGCACGACGCCGGTGCTGGTGCAGACCAGTAAGCAGGGCATGATCTTTATGCTTAACCGCGTTACCGGCGAGCCGGTGGCGAAGGTAGAGGAACGTCCGGTTCCGGCGGGTAATATACCCGGCGAGCGCTACTCGCCAACCCAACCCTACTCCGTCGGCATGCCGATGATTGGCAACGAGACGCTGAAAGAGTCGGATATGTGGGGCGCAACGCCTGTCGACCTGCTGCTGTGCCGTCTCCAGTTTAAAGAGATGCGTCACCAGGGCGTCTTTACGCCTCCGGGCGAGGATCGCTCCCTGCAGTATCCCGGCTCGCTGGGCGGTATGAACTGGGGCAGCGTATCGGTTGACCCAAATAATAGCCTGATCTTTGTTAACGATATGCGTCTTGGTCTCGCCAACTATATGGTGCCGCGCGAGAAAGTAGCGAAAAACGCCAGCGGTATTGAGATGGGTATTGTGCCGATGGAAGGCACGCCGTTCGGCGCAATGCGCGAACGCTTCCTGTCGCCGCTGGGTATTCCGTGCCAGAAGCCGCCGTTCGGTACCATGTCAGCGGTCAACCTGAAAACCGGCAAGCTGGTGTGGCAGGTACCGGTGGGCACCGTTGAGGACACCGGCCCGCTGGGAATTCGCATGCATATGCCGATCCCCATCGGGATGCCGACGCTGGGCGCCTCGTTAGCAACCCAGTCAGGTCTGCTGTTCTTCGCGGGCACTCAGGATTTCTATCTGCGCGCGTTTGATACCGCCAACGGTAAGGAGATCTGGAAGTCACGTCTGCCGGTCGGCAGTCAGTCCGGCCCGATGACCTACGTATCGCCGAAAACCGGTAAACAGTACATCATCATCAACGCTGGCGGCGCTCGCCAGTCACCGGACCGTGGCGATTACATCATCGCCTACGCGCTCCCGGATCGGAAGTAA
- a CDS encoding LysR substrate-binding domain-containing protein has product MQKNGLFSQRIRLRHLHTFVAVAQQGTLGRAAETLNLSQPALSKTLNELEQLTGTRLFERGRLGAQLTLVGEQFLTHAVKVLDALNTAGQALNRKEGLSSDIVRIGALPTAALGILPSVIGQFHQQQKDITLQVATMNNTMLLAGLKSGEIDIGIGRMSDPELMSGLNYELLFLESLKLVVRPGHPLLQETVTLSRVMEWPVVVSPKGTLPRQNAEALLQSQGCKIPTGCIETLSASLSRQLTVDYDYVWFVPSGAVKDDLRRGLLAALPIPTQGAGEPIGILTRVDATLTAGTQTLLSAIRKSMPV; this is encoded by the coding sequence ATGCAAAAAAATGGTCTTTTCAGTCAGCGCATTCGTTTGCGCCATCTACATACCTTCGTGGCCGTCGCTCAACAGGGAACTCTTGGGCGCGCGGCCGAAACTTTAAACCTTAGCCAGCCGGCGCTATCCAAGACGTTGAATGAACTGGAACAGCTTACCGGTACGCGGCTGTTTGAGCGCGGACGCCTGGGCGCACAGCTCACTCTGGTCGGCGAACAGTTCCTCACCCATGCGGTAAAAGTGCTCGACGCGCTCAATACCGCAGGACAGGCGCTAAACCGTAAAGAAGGGCTCAGCAGTGACATCGTGCGCATCGGTGCGCTGCCCACCGCCGCGCTGGGAATTCTGCCCTCGGTGATTGGTCAGTTTCATCAGCAGCAAAAAGATATCACCCTGCAGGTCGCTACTATGAATAACACCATGCTGCTGGCGGGCCTGAAATCGGGAGAAATTGATATCGGCATCGGAAGAATGTCCGATCCGGAATTAATGAGCGGCTTGAACTATGAGCTGCTGTTTCTCGAATCCCTGAAGCTGGTGGTTCGTCCGGGGCACCCGCTGCTGCAGGAAACCGTGACCCTAAGCCGGGTGATGGAGTGGCCGGTGGTGGTCTCGCCAAAAGGCACGCTGCCGCGGCAAAACGCCGAAGCTCTGCTGCAAAGCCAGGGTTGCAAAATCCCGACGGGCTGCATCGAAACGCTGTCGGCCTCGCTATCGCGCCAGCTGACGGTGGATTACGACTACGTCTGGTTTGTCCCCTCCGGCGCGGTGAAAGACGATCTGCGCCGCGGGCTGCTGGCCGCGCTGCCCATACCCACTCAGGGCGCTGGCGAACCTATCGGTATTCTGACCCGCGTGGACGCCACGCTCACCGCGGGTACGCAAACCTTGCTTAGCGCCATTCGTAAATCCATGCCCGTGTGA
- the pcaG gene encoding protocatechuate 3,4-dioxygenase subunit alpha: MRDFLPETASQTAGPYVHIGLAPDAAGFHIFEKNFGPTLTTPATEGERITIEGRVIDGSGTPVRDVMLEIWQANAAGRYNHPDDRQQGKKLDAEFRGWGRSCSDFTSGIWRFETIKPGSVVGRDGRVMAPHVNLWVVARGINIGLNTRMYFSDEQDANQADPVLNLIEWEVRRQTLIAQREVRGAEVVYRFDIHLQGENETVFFDI, translated from the coding sequence ATGAGAGATTTTTTACCTGAAACCGCTTCGCAAACCGCCGGTCCTTACGTGCATATCGGACTGGCGCCGGACGCCGCCGGATTTCACATTTTTGAGAAGAACTTTGGCCCGACGCTGACGACGCCGGCGACCGAGGGGGAGCGCATTACCATCGAAGGCAGAGTCATCGATGGCTCAGGCACGCCGGTACGCGACGTGATGCTTGAAATCTGGCAGGCCAACGCCGCCGGGCGCTATAACCATCCCGACGACCGCCAGCAGGGCAAAAAGCTCGATGCGGAATTTCGCGGCTGGGGGCGCAGCTGCTCCGACTTCACCAGCGGTATCTGGCGCTTTGAAACCATTAAGCCTGGTTCTGTTGTCGGCCGCGATGGCCGGGTTATGGCGCCGCACGTCAATCTATGGGTGGTCGCTCGCGGAATTAATATCGGCCTTAATACCAGGATGTACTTTTCCGATGAACAAGATGCCAACCAGGCCGATCCGGTGCTGAATTTGATTGAATGGGAAGTGCGCCGTCAGACGCTGATAGCGCAGCGCGAGGTTCGCGGCGCGGAGGTAGTCTATCGCTTCGATATTCACTTGCAGGGTGAGAACGAAACCGTCTTCTTCGACATCTGA